Proteins encoded by one window of Candidatus Methylomirabilota bacterium:
- a CDS encoding TIGR03619 family F420-dependent LLM class oxidoreductase has protein sequence MDIGCHLPTQGPVATRDALMTFAREAEKRDIASLWVSDHVIFPRKATGSYPGGRFPHPPDKAYLEPVVALAAAAVCTSRARLGASVFILGHRHPVVMAKMLTSIDALSNGRLICGVGVGWWKEELEILGAPFHERGRQADEMLRVFKVLWTEENPSFAGEYFRFSDIGFAPKPVQKPHPPIWVGGDSPGAFRRVVTLGDGWHATSKTPAELKDALGRLRAVADAARRPFESIALSVRLSLKAELLAQGNQAVVDQLCEYKRLGLGHVMIDFRRDDLAQMLELLELVTGTVRPAVDRA, from the coding sequence ATGGATATCGGCTGCCATCTTCCGACGCAGGGGCCCGTGGCCACGCGGGACGCGCTGATGACCTTCGCGCGCGAGGCCGAGAAGCGCGACATCGCGTCGCTCTGGGTCAGCGACCACGTCATCTTCCCAAGGAAGGCGACGGGCAGCTACCCCGGCGGGCGCTTCCCGCATCCGCCCGACAAGGCCTACCTCGAGCCCGTCGTCGCCCTCGCCGCCGCCGCCGTCTGCACGTCGCGCGCCCGGCTCGGCGCGTCGGTCTTCATCCTGGGGCACCGCCATCCCGTCGTCATGGCCAAGATGCTCACCAGCATCGACGCGCTGTCAAACGGGCGGCTCATCTGCGGCGTGGGCGTCGGCTGGTGGAAGGAAGAGCTCGAGATCCTGGGCGCGCCCTTCCACGAGCGGGGCCGCCAGGCCGACGAGATGCTGCGCGTCTTCAAGGTGCTATGGACGGAGGAGAACCCGTCGTTCGCCGGGGAGTACTTCCGCTTCAGCGACATCGGCTTCGCGCCCAAGCCCGTGCAAAAGCCGCACCCGCCGATCTGGGTCGGCGGCGACAGCCCGGGAGCTTTCAGACGAGTCGTCACGCTGGGCGACGGCTGGCACGCGACGTCGAAGACTCCGGCCGAGCTGAAGGACGCGCTCGGCCGACTGCGCGCGGTCGCCGACGCGGCCCGCCGCCCCTTCGAGAGCATTGCGCTGTCCGTCCGCCTCTCCCTGAAGGCCGAGCTCCTCGCCCAGGGGAATCAGGCCGTGGTGGACCAGCTCTGCGAGTACAAGCGGCTCGGCTTGGGCCACGTCATGATCGACTTCCGCCGCGACGACCTGGCTCAGATGCTTGAGCTGCTGGAGCTCGTCACCGGCACCGTCCGCCCCGCCGTCGACCGCGCCTAG
- a CDS encoding alpha/beta hydrolase, with translation MPTITHKGVNLAYETRGRGKPAFVFVHGWTCDRSFFSPQARHFARRHRVVSLDLRGHGKSDKPQGPYPIAAYTDDIAFLIGKLGLGKVVAVGHSMGGITVLDLGAAHPDKVAAIVMVDPAPLVFPPELKVAVEAIVAAIEAGNQEPRRQFIANNLFMKTSDKRLVKRVLKVMMAAPSYVAAAAMKGILAFDGPATAARCKVPALHLAATPPLNPPHLMSEWLPNVVNGWTVGAGHFNMMEVPDQVNAMIDAFLRHHV, from the coding sequence ATGCCGACGATCACCCACAAGGGCGTCAATCTGGCCTACGAGACCCGGGGCAGGGGCAAGCCGGCCTTCGTCTTCGTCCACGGCTGGACCTGCGACCGGTCGTTCTTCTCCCCGCAGGCAAGGCACTTCGCGCGGCGGCACCGCGTGGTCTCCCTCGACCTGCGCGGGCACGGCAAAAGCGACAAGCCCCAGGGGCCCTACCCCATCGCCGCCTACACGGACGATATCGCGTTCCTGATCGGCAAGCTCGGCCTCGGCAAGGTAGTGGCCGTCGGGCATAGCATGGGCGGCATCACGGTCCTCGACCTGGGCGCCGCCCATCCCGACAAGGTCGCCGCCATCGTCATGGTCGACCCGGCGCCACTCGTCTTTCCGCCCGAGCTCAAGGTCGCGGTCGAGGCCATCGTGGCGGCCATAGAGGCAGGCAACCAGGAGCCGCGCCGGCAGTTCATCGCCAACAACCTGTTCATGAAGACCTCGGACAAGCGACTCGTCAAGCGCGTCCTGAAGGTGATGATGGCGGCGCCGAGCTACGTCGCTGCTGCCGCGATGAAGGGGATCCTCGCCTTCGACGGGCCCGCGACCGCGGCGCGGTGCAAGGTCCCCGCGCTCCACCTGGCCGCCACGCCGCCGCTCAACCCGCCGCATCTCATGTCGGAATGGCTGCCTAACGTCGTCAACGGATGGACCGTGGGCGCCGGTCACTTCAACATGATGGAGGTGCCCGATCAGGTCAACGCGATGATCGACGCCTTTCTGCGCCACCACGTATAG
- a CDS encoding ABC transporter substrate-binding protein — MSQRPILPLFLGLAILLGTLCAAVPAGSQTPKRGGILNAMLAEDPPGLSIHESATISGVWPVAPCYSNLVLFDPFKPLETAETVIPELAERWSWQDNYRNLVFFLRKNVRWHDGKPFTSRDVKYTFDVVREAPDAPAKLRLNPRKDWYTNIEAIEAPDPYTVIFRLKRPQPSLLLMLASGYSPVYPAHVPVADLRQRCVGTGPFKLKEYVRGQMVEMERNPDYFVPNRPYLDGIRYPVITERGTRLAALQAGRLDTSVPLEMTKLMAETAKQNVPSLVVTVIGQNGSDNVVVNHKRAPFDNLTIRRAISYAMDRHAYVQGVRQNGAVVGAALMPKPFGAWGLLDKDLRTLPGYRGPDQDKAEAKRLLASAGYGPGKPLRVELVTRAFAIYVDLASFVVDQLRQVGVEATVKQIETAQFFPALARRDYQIGANLTASGIDDPDGFLYENYKCGSSRNYTDYCSEEMDKLIDLQSQELDRAKRLTRVWDIQRKLEADVARPMLGWRNEYFTQWPYVKNLVPHNSLYNYGRMQEVWLDK; from the coding sequence ATGAGCCAACGCCCGATACTCCCGCTCTTTCTCGGTCTCGCGATTCTTCTCGGAACGCTCTGCGCCGCCGTCCCCGCCGGAAGCCAGACACCGAAACGGGGCGGCATCCTCAACGCGATGCTCGCCGAGGACCCGCCGGGGCTCTCGATCCACGAGTCAGCCACGATCTCCGGCGTGTGGCCGGTGGCGCCCTGCTACTCGAACCTCGTCCTCTTCGATCCCTTCAAGCCCCTGGAGACCGCGGAGACGGTCATTCCCGAGCTCGCGGAGCGGTGGTCGTGGCAGGACAACTACCGGAACCTCGTCTTCTTCCTCCGGAAGAACGTGCGGTGGCACGACGGCAAGCCCTTCACGTCGAGGGACGTCAAGTACACGTTCGACGTCGTCCGCGAGGCCCCCGACGCGCCGGCCAAACTCCGCCTCAATCCACGAAAAGACTGGTACACCAACATCGAGGCCATCGAGGCGCCCGACCCGTACACGGTGATCTTCAGGCTCAAGCGGCCCCAGCCCTCCCTCCTGCTCATGCTCGCCTCCGGCTACTCGCCGGTGTACCCGGCCCACGTCCCTGTCGCCGACCTGCGCCAGCGCTGCGTCGGCACGGGACCTTTCAAGCTCAAGGAGTACGTCCGGGGCCAGATGGTCGAGATGGAGCGGAATCCCGACTACTTCGTCCCGAACCGGCCCTACCTCGACGGGATCCGCTACCCGGTCATCACAGAGCGGGGCACGCGCCTGGCCGCGCTCCAGGCCGGACGGCTGGACACCTCCGTGCCGCTCGAGATGACGAAGCTCATGGCGGAGACGGCGAAGCAGAACGTGCCGTCGCTCGTGGTGACCGTGATCGGCCAGAACGGAAGCGACAACGTGGTCGTGAACCACAAGCGCGCCCCATTCGACAACCTGACGATCCGGCGCGCGATCAGCTATGCGATGGACCGGCACGCCTACGTGCAGGGCGTCCGCCAGAACGGCGCGGTGGTCGGCGCCGCGCTGATGCCCAAGCCCTTCGGGGCGTGGGGTCTCCTCGACAAGGATCTTCGGACGCTCCCGGGCTACCGCGGGCCGGACCAGGACAAGGCGGAGGCGAAGCGGCTCCTGGCCTCCGCAGGCTACGGCCCCGGCAAACCGCTCCGCGTCGAGCTGGTCACGCGGGCGTTCGCGATCTACGTGGACCTGGCCTCGTTCGTGGTGGACCAGCTTCGGCAGGTGGGGGTGGAGGCGACCGTCAAGCAGATCGAGACGGCCCAGTTCTTCCCTGCTCTCGCCCGCCGCGACTACCAGATCGGCGCCAACCTCACGGCGTCGGGCATCGACGACCCCGACGGGTTCCTCTACGAGAATTACAAGTGCGGCTCGTCGCGGAACTACACCGACTACTGCAGCGAGGAGATGGACAAGTTGATCGACCTCCAGTCCCAGGAGCTGGACCGCGCCAAGCGGCTCACGCGCGTCTGGGACATCCAGCGGAAGCTCGAGGCCGACGTCGCGCGGCCCATGCTGGGCTGGCGCAACGAGTACTTCACCCAGTGGCCCTACGTCAAGAACCTCGTCCCCCACAACTCGCTGTACAACTACGGGCGGATGCAAGAGGTGTGGCTCGACAAGTAG